From the genome of Haloterrigena sp. KLK7, one region includes:
- a CDS encoding ferredoxin — translation MPRYEVTIEKDACDGIFACLTRDPRFVEGEDGLATVDPDADPVYDCEGAVTDDAERVVATFDDDRIDEAQQAAAACPTDAIVVEEVGE, via the coding sequence ATGCCACGATACGAAGTCACCATCGAGAAGGACGCCTGCGACGGCATCTTCGCCTGTCTGACCCGCGACCCCCGGTTCGTCGAGGGTGAGGACGGCCTCGCGACCGTCGACCCGGACGCGGACCCGGTCTACGACTGCGAGGGCGCGGTCACCGACGACGCCGAGCGGGTCGTCGCGACGTTCGACGACGACCGCATCGACGAGGCCCAGCAGGCCGCGGCGGCCTGCCCGACGGACGCGATCGTCGTCGAGGAGGTGGGCGAATGA
- a CDS encoding cobalamin biosynthesis protein: protein MSETEPKADGETDADPLEITVPSDPLAGHPATAYFWGHVAGSGDVSDDGIEVVTNDEESAQVLAAVGGGDLEHETTTRDYAHDTSITRTEDEYTLSIDSDDSGLLGRSGALGLPVDGRGNYRFGAFSEYDRELLRGLLEGCGTICFKSKSGTVGISFVHDDEELLELAQDLIADCPVDAPFDDLSETSSGGYWFGVDDDAAPDFGTWLYEDCEATGLFAPSRRRKLERSLEQATAYDE, encoded by the coding sequence ATGAGCGAGACCGAACCGAAAGCCGACGGCGAGACCGACGCGGATCCGCTCGAGATTACCGTCCCGTCGGACCCGCTCGCGGGCCATCCCGCGACGGCCTACTTCTGGGGCCACGTCGCCGGCAGCGGCGACGTCTCTGATGACGGCATCGAAGTCGTCACCAACGACGAGGAATCCGCACAGGTGCTGGCCGCGGTCGGCGGCGGCGACCTCGAGCACGAGACGACGACTCGCGACTACGCCCACGACACGTCGATCACGCGGACGGAGGACGAGTACACGCTGTCGATCGACAGCGACGACTCGGGCCTGCTCGGCCGCAGCGGCGCGCTCGGCCTCCCCGTCGACGGCCGCGGTAACTACCGGTTCGGGGCGTTCTCCGAATACGATCGGGAGCTGCTGCGGGGGCTGCTCGAGGGCTGTGGCACGATCTGCTTCAAGTCGAAGAGCGGCACCGTCGGCATCTCGTTCGTCCACGACGACGAAGAACTGCTCGAACTCGCGCAGGACCTGATCGCTGACTGTCCCGTAGACGCACCGTTCGACGATCTCTCAGAGACCTCGTCGGGCGGCTACTGGTTCGGCGTCGACGACGACGCCGCGCCCGACTTCGGCACGTGGCTCTACGAGGACTGCGAGGCGACCGGTCTGTTCGCGCCGAGCCGGCGGCGCAAACTCGAGCGCAGCCTCGAGCAAGCCACGGCGTACGACGAGTAA
- a CDS encoding CbiX/SirB N-terminal domain-containing protein: MSTPDEARSTASPTAFDDEAVLLVGHGSRREKSNEQVRELAAGLESRLGIPVDAAFLELAEPAIDEAFAGLAPVASRVTVVHCSLFAASHVKNDVPLAIEQARAEHDLEIDNGAHLGIHPAILDLLDDRAAAVESKLGVDREEDDVAVVLCGRGSSDPDANGDVHKLARLLYEGRAFDRVEATFIGVTEPTLEDTLHGLSKHRPDAVVVLPYMLGDGVLTQRIRDWTADFDDDYPYVDALAGDPLGTDSRLLDVFADRWQEARTESVEMSCDTCKYKVDLEGYEEDVGGARAMLRALAHQEAHADREDVDDEPHSHDAPEKHVAVCMNQTCAEMGSPAVLERLRQAVRDSDHCDARITRSSCLGRCGDGPMVAVYPDGIWYGDVASEDAERIVGDHLDRDRIVSDLVDQTL; the protein is encoded by the coding sequence ATGAGCACACCCGACGAAGCCAGATCCACGGCGTCACCGACCGCGTTCGACGACGAGGCGGTCCTGCTGGTTGGCCACGGCTCCCGCCGCGAGAAGTCCAACGAACAGGTGCGGGAACTGGCCGCCGGCCTCGAGTCCCGACTCGGCATCCCGGTCGACGCCGCGTTCCTCGAACTCGCGGAGCCGGCGATCGACGAGGCGTTCGCGGGGCTCGCGCCGGTCGCCTCGCGGGTGACGGTCGTCCACTGCTCGCTGTTCGCCGCGAGCCACGTCAAGAACGACGTGCCGCTGGCGATCGAGCAGGCCCGCGCCGAACACGACCTCGAGATCGACAACGGCGCCCACCTGGGTATCCATCCCGCGATCCTGGACCTACTCGACGACCGCGCCGCCGCGGTCGAGTCGAAATTGGGCGTCGACCGCGAGGAAGACGACGTGGCCGTGGTCCTCTGTGGCCGCGGCTCGAGCGATCCGGACGCCAACGGCGACGTCCACAAGCTGGCCCGCCTGCTCTACGAGGGTCGGGCGTTCGACCGCGTCGAGGCGACCTTCATCGGCGTCACCGAGCCGACGCTCGAGGACACCCTCCACGGGCTCTCGAAGCACCGGCCCGACGCCGTGGTCGTCCTGCCGTACATGCTCGGTGATGGCGTGTTGACCCAGCGGATCCGCGACTGGACGGCCGACTTCGACGACGACTACCCCTACGTCGACGCGCTGGCGGGCGATCCGCTGGGGACCGACTCCCGGCTGCTGGACGTCTTCGCCGACCGCTGGCAGGAGGCCCGGACCGAGAGCGTCGAGATGTCCTGTGACACGTGCAAGTACAAGGTCGACCTCGAGGGCTACGAGGAGGACGTCGGCGGCGCGCGGGCCATGCTGCGCGCGCTGGCCCACCAGGAGGCCCACGCGGACCGGGAGGACGTCGACGACGAACCGCACAGCCACGACGCGCCCGAAAAGCACGTCGCGGTCTGTATGAACCAGACCTGCGCCGAGATGGGGTCGCCGGCGGTCCTCGAGCGCCTCCGACAGGCGGTGCGAGATTCGGACCACTGCGACGCCCGAATCACGCGCTCCTCGTGTCTCGGACGCTGCGGCGACGGGCCGATGGTCGCCGTCTATCCGGACGGAATCTGGTACGGCGACGTCGCGAGCGAGGACGCCGAACGGATCGTCGGCGACCACCTCGATCGGGACCGTATCGTCAGCGACCTCGTCGATCAGACGCTGTAA